The Staphylococcus sp. KG4-3 genome has a window encoding:
- the prfA gene encoding peptide chain release factor 1: MFDQLDIVEERYEQLNELLSDPDVVSNPDNLRNYSKEQADLQKTVEVYRDYKQTKEDLAEVEEMLRDTKDSEEIEMLKEEHQTLQNKVPKLEEELKFLLIPKDPNDEKDVIVEIRAAAGGDEAAIFAGDLFRMYSKYAEALNYKTDIVEITESDHGGYKEISFSVSGSGAFSKLKYENGAHRVQRVPETESGGRIHTSTATVAVLPEVEDVEIEVRNEDLKIDTYRSSGAGGQHVNTTDSAVRITHIPTGIIATSSEKSQIQNREKALKVLKARLFDMKLQEEQQKYAAQRKSAVGTGDRSERIRTYNYPQSRVTDHRIGLTLQKLDQIMEGKLDEIIDALTLAEQTDKLKELNNGEL, from the coding sequence GTGTTTGATCAATTAGATATTGTAGAAGAAAGATATGAACAATTAAATGAATTATTAAGTGATCCAGATGTTGTGAGCAATCCAGATAATTTACGTAATTATTCAAAAGAACAAGCAGACTTACAAAAAACGGTAGAAGTTTACCGTGACTATAAACAAACAAAAGAAGATTTAGCAGAAGTTGAAGAAATGTTACGTGATACAAAGGATAGTGAAGAAATTGAGATGCTAAAAGAAGAGCATCAAACGCTTCAAAATAAAGTCCCTAAATTAGAAGAAGAACTTAAATTCTTACTTATTCCTAAAGATCCTAACGATGAGAAAGATGTTATTGTAGAAATTCGTGCTGCCGCAGGTGGAGATGAAGCTGCTATCTTTGCAGGGGATTTATTTAGAATGTATTCTAAATACGCTGAAGCACTCAATTACAAGACTGATATTGTAGAAATTACAGAGAGTGATCATGGCGGATATAAAGAAATCAGTTTCTCAGTTTCTGGAAGTGGTGCGTTTAGTAAATTGAAGTATGAGAATGGGGCGCACCGTGTACAACGTGTTCCAGAAACAGAATCTGGTGGCCGTATTCATACATCAACAGCTACTGTGGCTGTTTTGCCAGAAGTAGAAGATGTGGAAATTGAAGTACGTAATGAAGACTTGAAAATTGATACTTATCGTTCTAGTGGTGCAGGTGGTCAGCACGTAAATACGACAGATTCAGCAGTACGTATTACGCATATTCCAACGGGCATTATTGCGACTTCATCAGAAAAATCTCAAATCCAAAACCGTGAAAAGGCTTTAAAAGTATTAAAAGCACGTTTATTTGATATGAAATTACAAGAAGAACAACAAAAATATGCAGCCCAACGTAAATCTGCAGTCGGTACAGGAGACCGTTCAGAACGTATTAGAACATACAATTATCCTCAAAGTCGTGTAACCGACCACAGAATTGGTTTAACATTACAAAAGTTAGATCAAATTATGGAAGGTAAATTGGATGAAATTATAGATGCTTTAACATTAGCTGAACAAACTGATAAATTGAAAGAACTTAACAATGGTGAATTATAA
- a CDS encoding TIGR01440 family protein, with product MEDLKLLLNELKAQSFFKAGELCLIGCSTSEVIGERIGSVGSMEIAQEIFGALKEIENETGVSFVFQGCEHINRAVTIEKSNFNPLTMEEVTVVPDVHAGGSLATYAYQHMVDPMVVEHISVPKGIDIGQTLIGMHIKHVAIPERTSVKQIGEAIVTIASSRPKKIGGERAKYN from the coding sequence ATGGAAGACTTAAAGTTACTGTTAAACGAGTTAAAAGCACAATCATTTTTTAAAGCTGGTGAGTTGTGCCTCATTGGTTGTTCTACATCTGAAGTAATTGGTGAACGTATCGGTAGCGTTGGATCAATGGAAATTGCTCAAGAAATATTTGGGGCATTAAAAGAAATTGAAAACGAAACAGGCGTTTCGTTTGTATTTCAAGGTTGTGAACATATTAATCGTGCAGTGACCATTGAGAAATCAAACTTTAACCCCCTTACAATGGAAGAAGTTACAGTTGTACCAGATGTTCACGCTGGTGGAAGCTTAGCAACTTATGCGTATCAACATATGGTTGATCCAATGGTTGTTGAGCATATTTCTGTACCTAAAGGTATTGATATCGGACAGACTTTAATTGGAATGCATATCAAACATGTGGCTATTCCAGAGCGTACGAGTGTCAAGCAAATTGGTGAAGCAATTGTTACAATCGCTTCTTCAAGACCAAAAAAAATTGGTGGCGAAAGAGCAAAATACAACTAA
- the prmC gene encoding peptide chain release factor N(5)-glutamine methyltransferase, with protein MVNYKTILSNAKEKCVDRNIETARAEWLMLDLFGWSKAHYLMHMNDEISVSHLKIFDEAERRMLNGEPIQYITGKQTFYGEIFNVNKNCLIPRPETEEVMLHFYHQLEKGDTVVDVGTGSGNIPIVLKKLDSTLNVYATDLYQNALTVAEANAEHHQVEVKFLHGDGLTPLIEQGVKVNGLISNPPYIDNDEAEMMEDTVLKYEPHSALFAADNGYKVYDTILDSLPEVLLPNAKVVFEIGFAQGPKLKEKIIAKYPTLDVQIIKDINNNDRIIAFVW; from the coding sequence ATGGTGAATTATAAAACTATTTTAAGCAATGCTAAAGAAAAGTGCGTCGACAGAAATATTGAGACGGCTCGAGCTGAATGGTTGATGCTTGATTTGTTTGGTTGGTCCAAGGCACATTATCTAATGCACATGAATGATGAAATATCAGTGTCACATTTAAAAATATTTGATGAAGCAGAGCGTAGAATGCTAAATGGGGAACCGATACAGTACATTACGGGTAAACAAACTTTTTATGGCGAGATTTTTAATGTGAATAAAAATTGTTTGATCCCTAGGCCTGAAACAGAAGAAGTTATGTTACATTTCTATCATCAACTTGAAAAAGGCGATACTGTAGTAGATGTAGGTACAGGAAGTGGTAATATTCCAATTGTACTAAAAAAATTAGATAGCACGCTCAATGTGTATGCAACTGATTTATATCAAAATGCATTAACAGTAGCTGAAGCAAATGCTGAACATCATCAAGTTGAAGTTAAGTTCTTACATGGAGACGGTTTAACACCACTTATAGAACAAGGCGTAAAAGTAAACGGATTAATCTCTAACCCACCGTACATTGATAATGATGAAGCGGAAATGATGGAAGATACAGTGCTGAAATATGAACCACACTCTGCGCTATTTGCAGCAGACAATGGTTACAAAGTTTATGATACAATTTTAGATAGCTTACCAGAAGTCTTACTACCGAATGCCAAAGTAGTATTTGAAATAGGGTTTGCACAAGGTCCTAAATTAAAAGAAAAGATTATCGCAAAATATCCAACATTAGATGTTCAAATTATAAAAGACATTAATAATAACGATCGTATAATTGCTTTCGTATGGTAA
- a CDS encoding low molecular weight protein arginine phosphatase: protein MKIVFVCTGNTCRSPLAESIAKAKLPNHTIVSRGIYAMDGQPISKYSLNIIEEKGLPVPKHAMSFTHKDLNADLILTMSRSHKLAIQQMGHDAAHVFTLNEYVGVHGEVSDPFGGNKADYIKIFNELNILIDSLKNKI from the coding sequence ATGAAAATCGTTTTTGTATGTACAGGGAATACATGTAGAAGTCCTTTAGCAGAAAGTATAGCGAAAGCAAAATTACCTAACCATACTATAGTATCAAGAGGTATTTATGCTATGGATGGTCAACCTATCTCTAAATATTCATTAAATATAATAGAAGAAAAAGGATTGCCAGTACCAAAACATGCGATGTCGTTTACACATAAAGATTTAAATGCAGATTTGATTTTGACCATGAGCCGTTCGCATAAGTTAGCTATTCAACAAATGGGTCATGATGCAGCACATGTTTTTACCTTGAACGAATATGTTGGAGTGCATGGAGAAGTCTCAGACCCATTTGGCGGTAATAAAGCTGACTACATTAAAATATTTAATGAATTAAATATACTGATAGATAGTTTAAAAAATAAAATATAA
- the glyA gene encoding serine hydroxymethyltransferase, producing MSFIQEQDKEIYEVIQNEFNRQNNNIELIASENFVSEAVMEAQGSVLTNKYAEGYPNRRYYGGCEFVDVSEALAIDRAKKLFGAEHVNVQPHSGSQANMAVYLVALEHGDTVLGMNLSHGGHLTHGAPVNFSGQFYNFVEYGVDEENEQIDYDEVLKVAKEHQPKLIVAGASAYSRTIDFKRFKEIADEVGAKLMVDMAHIAGLVAVGLHPNPVEHADFVTTTTHKTLRGPRGGMILCKEEYKKQIDKTIFPGIQGGPLEHVIAAKAVAFGEALQDDFKVYQQQVINNAKTLANTLTDEGFRVVSGGTDNHLVSVDVKGSVGITGKVAEETLDAIGITCNKNTIPFDQEKPFVTSGVRLGTPAATTRGFDEAAFEEVAKIISLVLKDPENEKVLEEGKERVKALTTKHPLYN from the coding sequence ATGTCATTTATTCAAGAGCAAGATAAGGAAATATATGAAGTGATTCAAAATGAATTTAACCGTCAAAACAACAATATCGAGCTGATTGCTTCAGAAAACTTCGTATCAGAAGCGGTTATGGAAGCGCAAGGTTCAGTATTAACTAACAAATATGCTGAAGGCTACCCAAACAGAAGATACTATGGTGGTTGTGAATTTGTGGATGTTTCAGAAGCTTTAGCGATTGATCGTGCCAAAAAATTATTTGGTGCAGAACATGTTAACGTACAACCACACTCAGGTTCTCAAGCAAATATGGCTGTTTATCTCGTAGCATTAGAACACGGTGATACTGTATTAGGTATGAATTTAAGTCATGGTGGGCACTTAACACATGGCGCGCCTGTTAACTTTAGTGGCCAATTTTATAACTTTGTTGAATACGGCGTAGACGAAGAAAATGAACAAATTGACTATGATGAAGTATTAAAAGTAGCCAAAGAACATCAACCTAAATTAATCGTTGCAGGTGCTTCTGCGTATTCAAGAACAATTGATTTTAAACGCTTTAAAGAAATTGCAGACGAAGTAGGCGCAAAATTAATGGTAGATATGGCTCATATTGCAGGTTTAGTAGCAGTTGGTTTACATCCAAATCCTGTAGAACATGCTGATTTTGTAACTACTACAACTCATAAAACATTACGCGGACCTCGTGGTGGAATGATTTTATGTAAAGAAGAATATAAAAAGCAAATCGATAAAACAATCTTCCCAGGTATCCAAGGTGGTCCATTAGAACACGTTATCGCTGCTAAAGCTGTGGCATTTGGGGAAGCATTGCAAGACGACTTTAAGGTATATCAACAACAAGTAATTAACAATGCTAAAACTTTAGCAAATACATTGACTGACGAAGGATTTAGAGTTGTCTCAGGTGGTACTGATAATCATCTTGTTTCTGTAGATGTCAAAGGTTCAGTAGGCATAACTGGTAAAGTTGCTGAAGAAACATTAGATGCTATAGGTATTACATGTAATAAAAATACAATTCCATTTGATCAAGAAAAGCCATTCGTGACAAGCGGAGTTCGTTTAGGTACACCAGCAGCAACAACACGTGGATTTGATGAAGCTGCTTTTGAAGAAGTTGCAAAAATCATTAGCTTAGTTTTAAAAGATCCAGAAAATGAAAAAGTGTTAGAAGAAGGAAAAGAAAGAGTTAAAGCTTTAACTACTAAACATCCTTTATATAACTAA
- a CDS encoding thymidine kinase, translating into MYETYHSGWIECITGSMFSGKSEELIRRLRRGLYAKQKVVVFKPAIDDRYHKDKIVSHNGNAIEAINISTAAEIFKHDLSDVDVIGIDEVQFFENGIVHIAEQLAEKGHRVITAGLDMDFRGKPFEPIPELLAVSEDVTKLQAVCAVCGASSSRTQRLIDGNPAKIDDPVILVGANESYEPRCRAHHIVAPSNDEKEEM; encoded by the coding sequence ATGTATGAAACTTATCATTCCGGGTGGATTGAATGTATTACTGGAAGTATGTTTAGTGGTAAATCTGAAGAGTTAATACGTCGGTTAAGACGTGGCCTTTACGCTAAACAAAAAGTAGTTGTGTTTAAACCAGCTATAGATGACCGTTATCATAAAGACAAAATTGTTTCTCATAATGGTAACGCGATAGAAGCAATTAATATATCAACAGCAGCAGAAATTTTTAAACACGATTTATCAGATGTAGATGTAATCGGTATAGATGAAGTACAATTTTTTGAAAATGGTATCGTCCATATCGCTGAGCAATTAGCTGAAAAAGGACATAGAGTTATAACAGCTGGTTTAGATATGGATTTTAGAGGGAAACCTTTTGAGCCTATACCAGAGCTATTAGCAGTGAGTGAAGATGTAACGAAATTACAAGCTGTTTGTGCAGTTTGTGGTGCATCTTCAAGTCGTACTCAAAGGTTAATAGATGGTAACCCAGCAAAAATAGATGATCCAGTTATATTAGTTGGTGCAAATGAAAGTTATGAACCGAGATGTAGGGCACATCATATCGTCGCACCGAGTAATGATGAGAAGGAGGAAATGTAG
- a CDS encoding type B 50S ribosomal protein L31 produces the protein MRQNIHPEYHKVIFLDTTTDFKFLSGSTKSSSETMTWEDGNEYPVIRLDISSDSHPFYTGRQKFAAADGRVERFNKKFGFKSSNE, from the coding sequence ATGAGACAAAATATTCATCCTGAATATCATAAGGTTATCTTTTTAGATACTACTACGGATTTTAAATTCTTAAGTGGTTCAACTAAATCTTCATCAGAAACTATGACATGGGAAGATGGTAATGAATACCCAGTTATTCGTTTAGACATTTCATCTGATTCACACCCATTCTATACAGGACGTCAAAAATTCGCTGCTGCGGATGGTCGTGTGGAACGTTTCAACAAAAAATTCGGATTCAAATCAAGCAACGAATAA
- the atpE gene encoding F0F1 ATP synthase subunit C, producing the protein MNTIAAAIAIGLSALGAGIGNGLIVSRTVEGVARQPEARGQLMGIMFIGIGLVEALPIIGVVIAFMSL; encoded by the coding sequence ATGAATACAATCGCAGCAGCAATCGCAATCGGCTTATCAGCATTAGGTGCAGGTATCGGTAACGGTCTTATCGTTTCAAGAACAGTAGAAGGTGTAGCACGTCAACCAGAAGCACGCGGACAATTAATGGGTATTATGTTCATTGGTATTGGTTTAGTTGAAGCATTACCTATCATTGGTGTAGTTATCGCTTTCATGTCACTATAA
- the wecB gene encoding non-hydrolyzing UDP-N-acetylglucosamine 2-epimerase, which translates to MKKIMTVFGTRPEAVKMAPLVQALKKDDELEPIVVVSAQHREMLDSVLESFHITPDYDLNIMKQGQSLSEITSRILQRLEHVIQEVKPDMILVHGDTMTTFAGSLAALYNQVPIGHVEAGLRTWDKYAPFPEEMNRQMVGVMADLNFAPTNNAANNLIAENKPLDSIVVTGNTAIDAMKTTIHENYQSDIISKHKDKRIILLTAHRRENIGEPMSHIFKAVRDIVDTYEDVVVVYPMHKNPQVREIADIYLSGHNRIELVEPLEVVDFHNFAHQSYLILTDSGGVQEEAPSLGKPVLVLRDTTERPEGVEAGTLKIVGTNEQTVFEATKQLLENQQVYETMSSARNPYGDGNASLRICENIKYYFHIISEKPESFK; encoded by the coding sequence ATGAAAAAAATAATGACTGTATTTGGGACACGTCCTGAAGCAGTAAAAATGGCCCCTCTTGTACAAGCATTGAAAAAAGATGATGAACTAGAGCCGATTGTTGTAGTTTCGGCTCAACATAGGGAAATGCTTGATTCAGTGTTGGAAAGTTTTCATATCACGCCAGATTATGATTTGAATATTATGAAACAAGGGCAATCTTTATCAGAAATTACATCGCGTATTTTACAACGGTTAGAGCATGTCATTCAAGAAGTGAAACCAGATATGATACTGGTTCATGGCGATACTATGACGACTTTTGCTGGGAGTTTAGCTGCTTTATACAATCAAGTACCTATTGGGCATGTTGAAGCTGGCTTACGTACATGGGATAAATATGCGCCATTTCCTGAAGAAATGAATCGACAAATGGTAGGAGTAATGGCAGATTTGAATTTTGCTCCTACTAATAATGCTGCAAATAATCTTATTGCAGAAAACAAACCGTTGGATTCTATAGTAGTAACTGGTAATACAGCAATTGATGCGATGAAGACAACGATTCACGAAAATTATCAATCTGATATTATTTCGAAACATAAAGATAAACGTATCATCCTATTGACTGCGCATAGACGTGAGAATATTGGTGAACCAATGTCACATATTTTTAAAGCGGTAAGAGATATTGTGGATACTTATGAAGATGTTGTTGTTGTTTATCCTATGCATAAGAATCCTCAAGTACGAGAAATTGCTGATATTTATTTATCTGGACATAATCGTATAGAATTAGTCGAACCGTTGGAAGTGGTTGATTTCCATAATTTCGCCCACCAATCGTATTTGATATTGACTGATTCTGGAGGAGTACAAGAAGAAGCGCCATCATTAGGCAAACCTGTGTTAGTTTTAAGAGATACAACTGAAAGGCCAGAAGGTGTAGAAGCTGGCACACTTAAAATAGTAGGTACAAATGAACAAACAGTATTTGAGGCTACAAAACAATTACTTGAAAATCAACAAGTGTATGAAACAATGAGTAGTGCCCGCAACCCTTATGGTGATGGTAATGCATCATTACGAATATGTGAGAATATTAAATATTATTTTCATATAATTTCTGAAAAGCCAGAATCATTCAAATAA
- the rho gene encoding transcription termination factor Rho, translated as MPEKVRTSPQYESFHELYKNYTTKDLTQKAKSLKLTNYSKLNKKELVLAIMEAQMEKDGNYYMEGILDDIQQDGYGFLRTVNYSKGEKDIYISASQIRRFEIKRGDKVTGKVRKPKDNEKYYGLLQVDFVNGENAEEVKKRPHFQALTPLYPEERILLETTKQNFSTRIMDLVTPIGLGQRGLIVAPPKAGKTSLLKEIANAIAINKPDAELFVLLVGERPEEVTDLERSVESAEVVHSTFDEPPQHHVKVAELLLERAKRLVEIGKDVIILMDSITRLARAYNLVIPPSGRTLSGGLDPASLHKPKAFFGAARNIEAGGSMTILATALVDTGSRMDDMIYEEFKGTGNMELHLDRKLAERRVFPAIDIGRSSTRKEELLIDAKELESLWQLRNMFTDSTDFTERFVRKLKRTDNNKEFFEQLQKAAKESTKTGKPII; from the coding sequence ATGCCTGAAAAAGTACGGACATCACCTCAGTATGAATCGTTCCACGAATTATACAAAAATTACACTACAAAAGATCTCACTCAAAAAGCCAAATCTCTAAAATTAACAAATTATAGTAAATTGAATAAAAAAGAACTTGTTCTAGCCATTATGGAAGCACAAATGGAAAAAGACGGAAATTATTATATGGAGGGTATCTTAGATGATATTCAACAAGATGGTTATGGTTTCCTAAGAACAGTTAATTATTCTAAAGGTGAAAAAGATATCTATATTTCTGCTAGTCAAATTCGTCGTTTTGAAATTAAACGTGGAGACAAAGTGACTGGCAAAGTGAGAAAGCCTAAAGATAATGAAAAATACTATGGTTTATTACAAGTTGATTTCGTAAATGGTGAGAATGCAGAAGAAGTTAAAAAACGTCCGCATTTCCAAGCTTTGACACCATTATATCCTGAAGAGCGCATTTTATTAGAGACAACAAAACAAAACTTCTCAACGCGTATTATGGATTTAGTAACACCAATCGGTTTAGGACAACGTGGTTTAATTGTTGCCCCGCCAAAGGCTGGTAAAACATCATTGCTTAAGGAAATTGCAAATGCAATTGCGATAAATAAACCAGATGCAGAGTTATTTGTGTTGCTTGTTGGAGAAAGACCTGAAGAGGTTACAGATTTAGAAAGATCAGTTGAATCTGCAGAAGTAGTGCACTCTACATTTGACGAACCACCACAACATCATGTGAAAGTTGCGGAATTATTATTAGAACGTGCAAAACGTCTAGTAGAAATTGGTAAAGACGTCATCATTTTAATGGATTCAATTACTAGGTTAGCTCGTGCTTATAATCTTGTGATTCCTCCTAGTGGTCGTACATTATCTGGTGGTTTAGATCCTGCATCCTTACACAAGCCTAAAGCTTTCTTCGGGGCTGCTAGAAATATTGAAGCGGGTGGTAGTATGACAATTTTAGCTACTGCTCTAGTAGATACTGGGTCTCGGATGGATGATATGATTTATGAGGAATTTAAAGGGACAGGAAATATGGAATTACATCTAGATCGTAAGTTAGCTGAACGTCGTGTATTCCCAGCAATCGATATCGGTCGTAGTTCCACTCGTAAAGAAGAATTGCTAATAGACGCAAAAGAGCTTGAGTCATTGTGGCAATTACGTAATATGTTCACAGATTCTACAGATTTTACAGAAAGATTTGTGCGCAAATTGAAACGTACAGATAACAATAAAGAATTCTTTGAACAGTTACAAAAAGCTGCTAAAGAAAGTACTAAGACAGGTAAACCAATTATTTAA
- the atpB gene encoding F0F1 ATP synthase subunit A yields the protein MKHKDPLVSWDVFGIDIVFNLSSILMLIITSVIVFVIAIICTRNLKKRPTGKQNFIEWVFDFVRGIIESNMAWSKGGQFHFLAVTLIFFIFVSNMLGLPFQLISGHTLWWKSPTADATVTLTLSTLVILLTHYYGVKMTGTKGYFQNYTKPIFLLPINIFEEFTSTLTLGLRLYGNIFAGELLLGLLSGLVFSFPAWGWIIGLPGLVVWQGFSIFIGTIQAYIFVMLSMVYMSHKVQDSH from the coding sequence ATGAAGCATAAAGACCCTCTTGTCAGTTGGGATGTATTCGGTATAGACATCGTGTTTAACCTATCATCAATTTTGATGTTGATTATTACATCGGTTATTGTTTTTGTCATAGCTATTATTTGTACACGCAACCTCAAGAAACGTCCGACTGGTAAGCAAAATTTTATCGAGTGGGTTTTTGACTTTGTACGAGGAATTATTGAAAGTAACATGGCTTGGTCCAAAGGCGGTCAATTCCATTTCTTAGCTGTTACATTAATATTTTTTATATTTGTAAGTAATATGCTAGGGCTACCATTTCAATTAATTTCAGGTCATACACTGTGGTGGAAATCACCGACAGCAGATGCCACCGTAACTTTAACACTATCAACATTAGTCATCCTATTGACACATTATTATGGTGTTAAGATGACAGGTACTAAAGGCTATTTCCAAAACTATACAAAACCTATCTTCTTATTACCGATAAACATTTTTGAAGAATTCACTTCAACGTTAACTCTTGGTTTACGTTTGTACGGTAATATATTTGCAGGTGAGTTATTACTTGGATTATTGTCAGGTTTAGTATTTAGTTTCCCTGCGTGGGGATGGATAATTGGATTACCTGGACTCGTAGTTTGGCAAGGTTTTTCAATATTCATAGGTACAATTCAAGCATACATTTTTGTAATGCTTTCAATGGTTTATATGTCCCATAAAGTTCAGGACAGTCATTAA
- a CDS encoding ATP synthase subunit I, whose protein sequence is MKRFNIFFNRYVKYYFYGIIVLLIVFIFTYSPFVLGLIIGTLGSLINTFTFEYYLEKAKEKDNIHISTGNVWRYLIVILSCCIWYFYKEQISIIGVVIGLMISYVLIVFKPFIHKK, encoded by the coding sequence ATGAAACGTTTCAACATCTTTTTTAATAGGTACGTTAAATACTATTTTTATGGTATAATTGTGTTATTAATTGTGTTTATTTTCACATACTCACCATTTGTTTTGGGACTTATAATAGGTACGCTCGGATCACTTATTAACACCTTTACTTTCGAATATTATTTAGAGAAAGCAAAAGAGAAAGACAATATACATATATCAACGGGCAACGTTTGGAGATATTTAATAGTGATACTTTCGTGTTGTATTTGGTATTTTTATAAGGAGCAAATTAGTATTATTGGTGTAGTCATTGGTTTAATGATTTCGTATGTTTTGATTGTTTTCAAACCATTTATACACAAGAAATAA
- a CDS encoding L-threonylcarbamoyladenylate synthase has translation MKTRIWDLRQYEYNLTAYDGIEDIKSIFEKGGLIAIPTETVYGLGGDARNNQAIEKIYEAKGRPSDNPLIVHIHELNQLKSFTADLEPEVELLMNTFWPGPISFILPLRKGYLCNRVSGGLNSIAVRMPSHPIGRELLQLIDIPIAAPSANLSGRPSPTTFDHVYHDLDGRIDGIVNGDQSEEGLESTVLDCTQYPFRIARPGSITKSMIEKVLPNSIAADVSLNTDKPIAPGMKYKHYSPDTPIKILENFHKKPSSAKNWSKVAFIVPQSHREIVPNQAKFIPLCKDGNDIKGANHNLYHILHRLDQDREIERAYIFGFTLNDDTTAIMNRMMKAANQTVIKGDEL, from the coding sequence ATGAAAACGCGTATATGGGATTTACGTCAATATGAATATAATTTGACTGCTTATGATGGGATTGAAGATATAAAATCAATTTTTGAAAAGGGTGGATTAATCGCAATTCCAACTGAAACAGTTTATGGATTAGGTGGAGACGCACGTAATAATCAAGCGATTGAAAAAATTTATGAAGCTAAAGGTAGACCTTCTGATAACCCTTTAATTGTTCATATACATGAACTTAATCAATTAAAGTCATTTACTGCTGACTTAGAACCAGAAGTTGAGCTATTAATGAATACGTTTTGGCCCGGACCTATATCCTTTATTTTACCGTTAAGAAAAGGGTACTTATGTAATCGTGTAAGTGGTGGGCTAAATTCTATTGCTGTGCGAATGCCTAGTCATCCTATAGGCAGAGAGTTACTTCAATTAATTGATATTCCTATTGCTGCGCCTAGTGCAAATTTAAGTGGTAGACCTTCGCCAACGACCTTTGATCATGTATATCATGATTTAGATGGTCGTATAGATGGGATTGTTAATGGTGACCAAAGTGAAGAGGGCCTAGAAAGTACAGTGTTAGACTGTACACAATATCCTTTTAGAATAGCAAGACCTGGATCAATTACAAAATCAATGATTGAAAAAGTATTACCTAACAGTATTGCCGCAGATGTATCGTTGAATACTGACAAGCCGATTGCTCCAGGTATGAAATATAAACATTATTCACCAGACACACCTATAAAAATATTAGAAAATTTTCATAAGAAACCTTCATCAGCTAAGAATTGGAGTAAGGTTGCCTTTATTGTCCCACAAAGTCATCGAGAAATAGTTCCAAATCAAGCAAAATTTATACCATTATGTAAAGATGGTAATGATATTAAAGGCGCCAACCATAACCTTTATCATATATTACATCGATTAGATCAAGATCGTGAAATAGAGCGTGCTTATATCTTTGGCTTTACCTTGAACGATGATACTACTGCAATTATGAATAGAATGATGAAAGCAGCTAACCAAACTGTTATAAAAGGAGACGAATTATGA
- the upp gene encoding uracil phosphoribosyltransferase, translating into MGKVHVFDHPLIQHKLSYIRDVHTGTKEFRELVDEVGMLMAYEVTRDLELQDVEIETPVTKMIAKRLTGKKLAFVPILRAGLGMTQGILNLVPAARIGHVGLYRDPETLEAVEYFVKLPQDIEEREIVVVDPMLATGASAIEAINSLKKRGAKNIRFMCLIAAPEGVEKLQEAHEDVDIFIAALDEKLDEHAYITPGLGDAGDRLFGTK; encoded by the coding sequence ATGGGCAAAGTACATGTTTTTGACCACCCACTTATTCAACACAAATTAAGTTACATTCGAGACGTACATACTGGGACTAAAGAATTTAGAGAATTAGTAGATGAAGTTGGTATGTTAATGGCATACGAAGTAACAAGAGATTTAGAATTACAAGATGTAGAAATAGAGACACCTGTTACTAAAATGATAGCTAAACGCTTAACAGGTAAAAAATTAGCTTTCGTACCAATTTTAAGAGCTGGTTTAGGTATGACACAAGGCATATTGAACTTAGTACCAGCAGCTAGAATTGGACATGTGGGACTATATAGAGATCCTGAAACACTTGAAGCTGTAGAATACTTTGTAAAATTACCGCAAGACATCGAAGAGAGAGAAATTGTAGTTGTTGATCCTATGTTGGCAACTGGAGCATCAGCTATAGAAGCAATTAACTCACTTAAAAAACGTGGAGCTAAAAATATCCGTTTTATGTGCTTAATTGCAGCGCCTGAAGGTGTAGAAAAACTACAAGAAGCTCACGAAGACGTAGACATTTTCATCGCAGCATTAGACGAGAAATTAGATGAACATGCTTATATTACACCAGGCTTAGGTGATGCAGGAGACCGTTTATTCGGTACAAAATAG